From a region of the candidate division WOR-3 bacterium genome:
- a CDS encoding rubredoxin: MDTKCFYKLNYGVYVAATKFDQKLNGQIVNTCFQITSDPPKIALSINKNNLTHEYIMHSRVLSLSVLSEKTPMTFIGRFGFKSGRDIDKFQGVNYKIGKLGVPIVLDFTTGYFEVEIVDELDVGSHTLFIGRVVDAQECSEDESMSYNYYREVKKGRSPKSAPTYIIEEKTKEEKMKKWVCDVCGYVYDPETGDPDSNIAPGTAFEDIPEDWVCPVCGADKKSFSPQE; encoded by the coding sequence ATGGATACTAAATGCTTTTACAAATTGAATTACGGTGTTTATGTAGCCGCCACAAAATTTGACCAGAAATTAAACGGTCAAATTGTAAACACATGCTTTCAAATTACCTCAGACCCTCCGAAAATCGCCTTGAGCATAAACAAAAATAACCTCACCCATGAATATATAATGCATAGCAGAGTTTTGTCTTTGTCGGTTCTTTCGGAAAAAACACCGATGACTTTTATAGGCAGGTTTGGTTTTAAAAGCGGAAGGGATATTGATAAATTCCAGGGCGTAAATTACAAAATCGGTAAACTTGGTGTACCTATCGTCCTCGACTTCACTACGGGTTATTTTGAAGTTGAAATAGTGGATGAACTCGACGTCGGAAGTCATACTCTTTTTATCGGACGAGTAGTGGACGCCCAGGAGTGCAGCGAAGATGAGTCAATGTCCTATAATTATTATCGAGAGGTGAAAAAAGGGCGTTCGCCTAAATCAGCTCCTACGTACATCATTGAGGAAAAAACAAAGGAGGAAAAAATGAAAAAATGGGTATGCGATGTCTGTGGTTATGTCTACGATCCTGAAACTGGCGACCCGGATTCAAATATTGCACCTGGTACTGCTTTTGAAGATATTCCCGAGGATTGGGTCTGCCCCGTCTGCGGTGCCGACAAAAAATCTTTTTCACCACAAGAATGA